The DNA window AAAAAAGCGTCAAAAGGTTTTACCCTAATCACAGTGATGTTGCTCACGACAATGGCGAGTATCGTGGTCTTTGCAGCATTGAAAGAATCGATTGTGCAAGAACGTATGAGCGGTAACTTCCAAAAAGACCTCAATGCTCGATTGCTTTCAGAGCAAGGTATTTTCACGCATGCAGAATCTCTTCAAAATGAATTACCGAATGATGCAACGTTGACCGTGGATAAGTTACTAGAGCTTTACGGCAAGCAATCAGGAAAAGGGAGTATTAACGCTGATGCGCTGTTTGCGACGAATTTGGTCAAAGTCTCGGATTCTGAGTTTGAAATACATTCAACTGGTTCAAGATACAACAAAGATGCAAATGCAAGTCTAGTCGCTCGATTTGCGTTTCAAGGTGCTGTGTATGAATCTGTTTTTAGTCATGCCGTGACTGGGTGCAAAGGGGTAAATTTGTCGGGTAGCGGTTCGGTTGACAGCTATGATTCTTCTAAAGGTAGCTATGAAGAAACGAAAACCAATGATGGAGACGTGAATACGGTAATTGGTGATTCAGATGTTGTACTTGCAGGTCATTCACCGATTAAAGGTGATGTGAAAGCCTCAGGCGTTATTTATCTGCAAGGTTCTTCGCCCATTATTGGCGACATTCATTCAAATACTGGCGTAGATATTTCCTACGGCGGGGGGACGCGAGTTGAAGGGAATATCTTATCAGGCGGCTTTTATTTACACCGCGGTGGTTTGGTCACTGGTACCGTTCGCGTCAATGGTGATGCAACCATGAAGTGGGGAAGTAAAATCGGTAACGTGAACAATGATGATTTTGCCATCCAGTATGGAGGACGAGGCAATTTCGATGATAGCAGCAAACATTCACAGCAAGGACTTCCGTACAGTAACTCGCGTTTTAATGTGAACCCTAATGTTGAACCTGTCAGAGTGTATGACCCAACGTCACCGGACTATGATCCAAGTAAACCAGATAAAGAATGTGATCCGTTAGCGCTGCCGCTAAATATGCCCGATGTTATGGAGCAATCTTCTTTATTTCGACCTTTCAAAACGGGACCAACTCAAAAGTTTGATTTTACACCAAGTATTGGTTACTTCACGAAAAATGGCTCAGGTACGCGTACCCCGTTTTCACAGTCAATCTATATTCTAGACAGCATGACTGCGAATCAAGGCAGTATGGGATCGGATGATCCACTTGTCTTTGGTATGAAAGGGGCATCGTTGACGAGTGATAGTCAAGTCACTATCCTCGGTGGCGATGTAATCTGGCTTATTGATGGTGATTTCGTGATGTCAGGTGATACCCGTATTAACATTACCAAAGAAAGTAGTTTAACTATTTTCGTTACTGGGAAAGTCGATATTGGCGCGAGCGCAAAAATTATCACTGCACAAGAAGGATTAACGAAAAGTGGCTTTGCCTCTTTGAGCTTCTTTTCATCGAATTCAGATCCTGAAGGGTTCATTTTTAGTGGTGCGACTGATCTGTATGCCGCAATTTATGCACCGCGTACTACAATTATTATGAAAGGCAGTGGGCAGCTTTATGGCACAGTGAGAGGTGCTTCCATTAATGC is part of the Pseudoalteromonas xiamenensis genome and encodes:
- a CDS encoding DUF7305 domain-containing protein, yielding MMKKASKGFTLITVMLLTTMASIVVFAALKESIVQERMSGNFQKDLNARLLSEQGIFTHAESLQNELPNDATLTVDKLLELYGKQSGKGSINADALFATNLVKVSDSEFEIHSTGSRYNKDANASLVARFAFQGAVYESVFSHAVTGCKGVNLSGSGSVDSYDSSKGSYEETKTNDGDVNTVIGDSDVVLAGHSPIKGDVKASGVIYLQGSSPIIGDIHSNTGVDISYGGGTRVEGNILSGGFYLHRGGLVTGTVRVNGDATMKWGSKIGNVNNDDFAIQYGGRGNFDDSSKHSQQGLPYSNSRFNVNPNVEPVRVYDPTSPDYDPSKPDKECDPLALPLNMPDVMEQSSLFRPFKTGPTQKFDFTPSIGYFTKNGSGTRTPFSQSIYILDSMTANQGSMGSDDPLVFGMKGASLTSDSQVTILGGDVIWLIDGDFVMSGDTRINITKESSLTIFVTGKVDIGASAKIITAQEGLTKSGFASLSFFSSNSDPEGFIFSGATDLYAAIYAPRTTIIMKGSGQLYGTVRGASINASGGSGVHFDAALKNIQLGGSTSLKQAAKITFLGWRYKLPTE